GGCTTCGCCAACTTCCCTCTCGGTATCTTCTCCACTCTGTGGTAACTCTCCTCTTACCGGTCGCCCTTCTGTTAGGGCAATTGCCACTTCGACCGGTGAAGCCAGTCGTCACCACCCCCACAACGACACCAGGCGAGATTGAGGGTGCAGTGCCGATGTATATACCCGGCCCACTGAATCTTGATTCGACTCAGACTGGCGAGATTGTGGGCGATCCGCCGCTCGATACCGACGAGGCATTACCGGTGCCATTGACCATTCTCTCGCGCAGCGAGATGACAGCACCGCTGATCGTGCCGGCAACCGTGATTGCCGATACTGCCAAAGTCCGCAATGGTCCCGGTCTCGCGTATGATGATATTGCACGTCTCTCTAACGGGGCAACAATTGAGGTCGTTGGACGCTATGGCGAATGGCTGCGGTTCCGTACTGCCGATGACCCTTCGCTCCGCTGGATTGCTGCCGAGCTGGTTGATTTACCTGAAGCAGTCTTCTACAACTTGAAGCCGGTGGCTGAAGCTGAGATTCCCCCGCCGCCACCACCACGGGTCGCAACGGTACGCGAAGATGGTCTCAATCTCCGTGATGGCCCCGGCACGAATTATGTCAGCATGAAGCGCCTCACCGCCGGGCAAGAGTTGAACCTTGTTGAGCAATTCAATGGCTGGTTCCTGGTTGAGACTGGTGGCTTATTCGGATGGGTGACTTCTGAATTTCTTACTATTGCCCCTGGCGTCGTAGAACGAGTTCCAGTGGCAGCAAGTATTCCTGATCCTAATCCACCACTTGTTGGTTCGGTTCTTGAGAACTCGGTTAACCTGCGAAAGGGTCCTGGTTCAGCCTACGAGCGGATCGGTGCAGTCAATGCCGGGACGGAAGTGAAACTGCTTGCCCGTCACAAGGACTGGTACCGGGTTGAG
This genomic window from Chloroflexus aurantiacus J-10-fl contains:
- a CDS encoding SH3 domain-containing protein codes for the protein MIELHHDRSGDLLPLELQRLRERAVHHRSRYLRQSRPFATIASFARSAPELQRRLRQLPSRYLLHSVVTLLLPVALLLGQLPLRPVKPVVTTPTTTPGEIEGAVPMYIPGPLNLDSTQTGEIVGDPPLDTDEALPVPLTILSRSEMTAPLIVPATVIADTAKVRNGPGLAYDDIARLSNGATIEVVGRYGEWLRFRTADDPSLRWIAAELVDLPEAVFYNLKPVAEAEIPPPPPPRVATVREDGLNLRDGPGTNYVSMKRLTAGQELNLVEQFNGWFLVETGGLFGWVTSEFLTIAPGVVERVPVAASIPDPNPPLVGSVLENSVNLRKGPGSAYERIGAVNAGTEVKLLARHKDWYRVELANGTKAWVYAELLGVTPMAARRVPYTNDIPALPNRNRLANSGPVNVPASGDVASYAVQFVGYRYVWGGASPRTGFDCSGLTSYVYRQFGVNLPRSAASQFNTRYGAMIGSMSNLAPGDLMFFANTGGRRGITHVAIYIGNGQMVHAMTPAYGVQISSIWSSYWTSRFAGAIRPYR